The sequence CGACAGCAATTCCACCGAAACATTGGAAAGAAAAATGTTTAAAGTGAGAATCGAAAATATCGCTAAAGAGTATAAATTCGCCGACAGCGGTGTTTTTAATACGCCGGTCAATGCTTCTTCGCCTGCGCCTTTGGCTCCGGGCGGCGCTTATGAATTTACGGTTAAAGCTTTCCCGGGAAGCAAATTGTCGTTTGCCGCCATGTTTGTACATTCGAATGATTTGTTCTACGCGCCGGACGGAAACGGCATAAGTTTGTATGATAATAACGGCATGCCTGTTTCGGGCGATATAACAAGCCGGATTAAATTATGGGACGCCGGAACGGAAATTAATCAGGAGCCGGGACTCGGAGCCGATCAGGCGCCTCATCAGTCGGGAGCTAATACCGGATCTGCCGATCCACACGCCAATGTGCGATTAGCGGAAGACGAATATTCAAATTTACCTTCCGTTAATGAAGTACTGGAAGTAACGGTCGAGCCGACTTCAGTCAACAGATTTAAGGTGAAAATAGAGAATGTATCTTCGGAACATTCAATTCATACTTCAGACGGAAATGTATTGGCGGCATTGATTGCGCCGGGTGTGTGGGTAGTCCATTCGGCAAATAATCCGTTGTTCGAAGTAAACAAGCCCGATTTCGGGGAAGGATTGGAGGCTTTGGCTGAGGACGGAAACCCCGCCGTACTTTACGAAAATCTCAAAGAAGAAACTGGTATTACGCATTTGTTTGCCCC comes from Melioribacter roseus P3M-2 and encodes:
- a CDS encoding spondin domain-containing protein is translated as MTKKLSLLILIALTALLAAACDSNSTETLERKMFKVRIENIAKEYKFADSGVFNTPVNASSPAPLAPGGAYEFTVKAFPGSKLSFAAMFVHSNDLFYAPDGNGISLYDNNGMPVSGDITSRIKLWDAGTEINQEPGLGADQAPHQSGANTGSADPHANVRLAEDEYSNLPSVNEVLEVTVEPTSVNRFKVKIENVSSEHSIHTSDGNVLAALIAPGVWVVHSANNPLFEVNKPDFGEGLEALAEDGNPAVLYENLKEETGITHLFAPGVFVVHTASAPVFRAGQPDRGEGLEALAEDGDPSMLAANLNGKDGISLVGVFNMPVGSSAPAPIAPVGVYEFEFDAIEKDYLSFASMLVQSNELFIAPSDAGIKLFESSDPISGDITELIMLWDARTEVNEEPGFGINQAPRQSAANTGAAENGALRIVNDGYVYPNLSDIVRVTIESN